A genomic stretch from Anoplopoma fimbria isolate UVic2021 breed Golden Eagle Sablefish chromosome 8, Afim_UVic_2022, whole genome shotgun sequence includes:
- the tomm70a gene encoding LOW QUALITY PROTEIN: mitochondrial import receptor subunit TOM70 (The sequence of the model RefSeq protein was modified relative to this genomic sequence to represent the inferred CDS: inserted 1 base in 1 codon) has protein sequence MAASKPVEPQTGTGXPRWQLALLVGTPIVLGVGAVYLWNRSRTKDDKRSGERKTPEGSASPVQGRDDAGPQSREENTSPLDRAQGAKNKGNKYFKAGKYENAIQCYTEAIALCPTEQKTDLSTFYQNRAAAYEQQMKWTEVVQDCCQAVEMNPRYVKALFRRAKALEKLDNKKECLEDVTAVCILEAFQNQQSMLLADKVLKQLGKEKAKDKYKNREPMMPSPQFIKSYFSSFTDDIISQPLQKGEKKDEDKDKEGETAEVTESSGYLKAKQYMEEENYDKIISECTKEIESGGRYTAEALLLRATFYLLIGNATAAQPDLDRVINMQDANVKLRANALIKRGSMYMQQQQPMLSTQDFNMAAEIDTSNPDVYHHRGQLKILLDQVDEAVGDFDECILLRPDSALAQAQKCFALYRQAYTGNNPSQVQTAMDGFEDVIRRFPKCAEGYALYAQALTDQQQFGKADEMYDKCIELEPDNATTYVHKGLLQLQWKQDLDLGLDLISKAIEIDNKCDFAYETMGTIEVQRGNLDRAIDMFNKAINLAKSEMEMAHLYSLCDAAYAQTEVARKYGLKPPTL, from the exons ATGGCCGCCTCTAAGCCCGTGGAGCCGCAGACCGGGACCG CTCCCCGCTGGCAGCTGGCCCTGTTGGTCGGGACGCCCATCGTGCTGGGGGTCGGAGCGGTGTACCTGTGGAACCGCAGCCGGACGAAGGACGACAAGCGCAGCGGGGAGCGGAAGACCCCGGAAGGCAGCGCCAGCCCGGTGCAGGGCCGGGACGACGCGGGGCCGCAGAGCCGAGAGGAGAACACG AGCCCATTGGATCGGGCCCAGGGAGCCAAGAACAAGGGCAACAAGTACTTCAAGGCGGGCAAGTACGAGAACGCCATCCAGTGCTACACAGAGGCCATCGCTCTCTGCCCAACGGAGCAGAAGACCGATCTGTCTACATTCTACCAGAACAGAGCAGCCGCCTACGAACAACAG ATGAAGTGGACAGAAGTGGTTCAGGACTGCTGTCAGGCCGTGGAGATGAATCCACGCTATGTGAAGGCTCTCTTCAGAAGAgcgaaagctctggaaaaactCGACAACAAGAAGGAATGTCTAGAAG ACGTCACAGCAGTGTGTATCCTCGAGGCCTTCCAGAACCAACAGAGCATGTTGCTAGCAGACAAAGTGCTGAAACAGCTGGGGAAAGAGAAGGCCAAAGACAAATACAAG AACCGTGAGCCGATGATGCCTTCTCCTCAGTTCATCAAATCCTACTTTAGCTCGTTCACCGATGACATCATCTCACAGCCGCTGCAGAAGGGGGAGAAGAAGGACGAAGACAAGGACAAGGAGGGCGAGACGGCCGAGGTCACTGAGAG CTCCGGCTACCTGAAGGCCAAGCAGtacatggaggaggagaactACGACAAAATCATCAGTGAATGCACCAAGGAGATCGAGTCAGGAGGCCGGTACACGGCAGAGGCTCTGCTGCTGAGGGCCACATTCTACCTGCTGATTGGAAACGCTACTGCTGCTCAACCCGACCTGGACCGGGTCATCAACATGCAGGACGCCAATGTGAAG CTACGAGCCAACGCTCTGATCAAGCGGGGAAGCATgtacatgcagcagcagcagcctatGCTCTCCACACAAGATTTCAACATGGCAGCCGAGATTGACACAAGCAACCCCGATGTCTACCACCACAGGGGTCAG CTGAAAATCCTGCTGGACCAGGTGGACGAGGCGGTGGGAGACTTTGACGAGTGCATCCTGCTGAGGCCCGACTCTGCTCTCGCTCAGGCTCAGAAGTGCTTCGCTCTT TACAGACAAGCTTATACAGGAAACAACCCGTCTCAAGTTCAGACGGCCATGGACGGCTTCGAGGACGTCATCCGAAGGTTCCCCAAGTGTGCAGAGGGCTACGCTCTTTATGCTCAG GCTTTGACTGACCAACAGCAGTTTGGAAAAGCAGACGAGATGTACGACAAGTGTATTGAACTGGAACCAGACAACGCTACCACATATGTCCACAAGGG TTTGTTACAGCTTCAGTGGAAACAAGACCTGGACTTGGGTCTAGATCTCATCAGTAAGGCCATCGAGATTGACAACAAATGTGACTTTGCCTACGAAACTATGGGAACCATCGAAGTTCAGAG GGGGAATCTGGACCGGGCGATAGACATGTTCAACAAGGCCATCAACCTGGCCAAGTCTGAGATGGAGATGGCCCATCTGTACTCGTTATGTGACGCAGCGTACGCCCAGACCGAAGTGGCGAGGAAGTACGGGCTGAAACCTCCGACACTGTAA